DNA sequence from the Candidatus Stygibacter australis genome:
TATAGGCAAAAAAATGGCGGGAGTGACGGGACTTCCCGATTACTATCGGGACGACCTTCAACCCACGCTATAGGCAAAAAAATGGCGGGAGTGACGGGACTCGAACTCGCGACCTTCTGCGTGACAGGCAGACGTTCTAACCAACTGAACTACACCCCCGCTTTGCGGCACTTCAATTATTTGCTTAAATAACTAAAGCTCGGTCATACTGGGGAAAGGGTAATTTGCTGTCAATACTTTTTTTTGATAATTAATAAATTTACTTTTAGACGAAATAATACGTAAAAAGCTTATGATTTGTAAAATAGGGCTTTACATAAAAATGGGGGAGAGAAAAGTGGAATAAAATTTATTATAAGGATAGATAATGGCAGATAGAATAATACGTGGGACGGCTGGTAACGGTCAGATACGGTTCTTTGGAGTGAACTGTCTGGAGACTGCTATCAAGGCACAGGAAATACATGAATTATCTATAACAACCAGTGTACTCACAGGCAGACTACTGGCTGCAGCGCTGATGATGGGACTAGATCAGAAATCAGCTGATGAGAAATTAACCATTAAGCTGGCTGGCAGTGGAGAAGTGAAAACAGTAATCGTGACTTCGGATAATCAGGGCAGAGTAAAATGCTATCTTAGTAATCCGAAGGTGGAACTCCCCTTAAGTGAAAATGGGACAATAAATGTAAGTGGAGCATTGGGTGAAGGCACGCTCACGGTGATCAAAGATATGGGCTCCGGGCATCCTTATCAGGGAACAATAGAATTGCAGAATGGTGAGATCGCCACTGATCTGAGTTATTATTTCAGTCAATCTGAGCAGATACCTACAGCCATGGGACTGGGCGTATTGATTGAGCCGGAAGGTGAGATACGTCAGGCAGGAGGATTTCTGGTGCAATTAATGCCTGATGCCGAGAACTCAGTGATTGATATCCTGGAACGTAATCTGAGAGAATTGCCAAACCTCACTGATCTGCTTGATATGGGTTATAAGATAGAAGAAATACTGGAGAAGCTTATCCTGATGGGTTTGGATATCAAGATACTGCTTACTCAGCCAGCAAAATATTACTGTGATTGCTCACGAGAGAAGTTTTTACATGGTGTGAAATTACTTGATAAAGTGGAGCTGGAAGAGAGTATTGCGAAATCTGAAGACGTGGTAGTACAATGTCATTTCTGCAATAAAGAATATCATTATGAGAGTGAGGAATTAAAGCAAATTTTAGTTGCTAAGGACTAAAACGCTGCGCAACAAGGAGAATTTATGGGATTCAGGGCAAAGAAGGAATTAGGTCAGCATTTTCTAAAAGATAGAA
Encoded proteins:
- the hslO gene encoding Hsp33 family molecular chaperone HslO; protein product: MADRIIRGTAGNGQIRFFGVNCLETAIKAQEIHELSITTSVLTGRLLAAALMMGLDQKSADEKLTIKLAGSGEVKTVIVTSDNQGRVKCYLSNPKVELPLSENGTINVSGALGEGTLTVIKDMGSGHPYQGTIELQNGEIATDLSYYFSQSEQIPTAMGLGVLIEPEGEIRQAGGFLVQLMPDAENSVIDILERNLRELPNLTDLLDMGYKIEEILEKLILMGLDIKILLTQPAKYYCDCSREKFLHGVKLLDKVELEESIAKSEDVVVQCHFCNKEYHYESEELKQILVAKD